One region of Exiguobacterium acetylicum genomic DNA includes:
- a CDS encoding hemolysin family protein, whose translation METFDTTTIIIRLLVIALLIVLTAFFVAAEFSVVKMRMSRIDQLITEGSKTAKVAKRLLENLDYYLSACQLGITVTALGLGWLGESTVGAILGMLFEEIDIPNSVSTIISFVLAFSIVTFLHVVLGELAPKSLAIQKTEAITMLLAPPLYWFGKIMKPFIWTLNGSARIILRLFGVEPAGHEEVHSEEEIKIIMTQSYKSGEINQTELSYMQNIFSFDERIAKDIMLPRTDLITISNDASMEDIIRLVEEYQFTRYPVAEEGDKDKILGFINAKQLFTDHMANKGKALSYYIHNLPIVSEYSPLQDAMLKMQVERTPMALVIDEYGGTAGVITMEDILEEIVGEIRDEFDKDEKADIEQIHERLYRISGRVLIDDLNERFNLGIEEEDIDTIGGWVMAQDTEVSSGQEFRYQAYTIKVMEVDNHQVKSIYLQLPDQEETATEEIG comes from the coding sequence ATGGAGACATTCGACACGACGACGATCATCATTCGGTTACTCGTCATTGCACTACTCATCGTCTTAACCGCTTTTTTTGTAGCTGCCGAATTTTCGGTCGTCAAAATGCGAATGTCTCGAATCGATCAGTTGATTACAGAAGGAAGCAAGACTGCGAAAGTGGCGAAGAGGCTACTTGAGAATTTGGATTATTATTTATCGGCCTGTCAACTTGGAATTACGGTGACAGCGCTTGGTCTCGGGTGGTTAGGAGAATCAACGGTAGGTGCGATTCTCGGTATGTTGTTCGAAGAAATTGACATTCCGAACTCCGTCTCGACGATCATTTCGTTCGTTCTTGCATTCTCGATTGTAACGTTTCTTCATGTCGTGCTTGGAGAACTTGCTCCAAAATCTTTAGCGATTCAAAAAACGGAAGCGATCACGATGTTACTCGCGCCACCACTATATTGGTTCGGTAAAATCATGAAACCTTTCATCTGGACATTGAACGGTTCAGCACGAATCATTCTTCGGTTGTTTGGCGTCGAGCCAGCGGGACACGAAGAAGTCCATTCTGAAGAAGAGATTAAAATCATCATGACACAGAGTTATAAGAGTGGAGAAATCAACCAGACTGAGCTTTCCTACATGCAGAACATCTTCTCGTTCGATGAGCGGATCGCGAAAGACATCATGTTACCGCGGACGGACTTAATCACGATTTCGAACGATGCATCGATGGAGGACATCATTCGCCTCGTTGAAGAGTATCAGTTCACACGTTACCCAGTAGCGGAAGAAGGAGATAAGGATAAAATCCTTGGCTTCATCAATGCGAAACAATTATTTACGGATCATATGGCGAACAAAGGAAAAGCATTAAGCTATTACATCCACAACTTGCCGATTGTATCCGAATATTCGCCGCTTCAAGATGCCATGCTGAAAATGCAGGTGGAACGGACACCGATGGCACTCGTCATCGATGAATATGGTGGTACGGCTGGTGTCATCACGATGGAAGACATCTTGGAAGAAATCGTCGGAGAAATCCGAGATGAATTCGATAAGGATGAGAAAGCAGATATCGAACAAATTCATGAGCGATTATACCGCATCTCAGGACGTGTCTTGATTGATGACCTGAATGAACGCTTTAACTTAGGAATCGAAGAAGAAGACATCGATACGATTGGTGGCTGGGTCATGGCACAGGATACGGAAGTGTCGAGTGGTCAAGAATTCCGCTATCAGGCATACACGATCAAAGTCATGGAAGTCGATAATCATCAAGTGAAATCGATTTATCTTCAATTGCCTGATCAAGAAGAAACTGCAACAGAAGAGATTGGGTAA
- a CDS encoding VOC family protein — MKLDHTGIAVRDMQEAISFYTNVLGGILTKEYSNPAPGVASNIAVIEFDDAHIELLTPTSPDSPIARFLKQRGKGVHHIAYRVENLDQAIEEAKQQGLTFLEDTYRTTPFGRRLIYMNPRHSHGVITELCDYPENP; from the coding sequence ATGAAATTAGACCACACTGGAATTGCCGTTCGCGACATGCAGGAAGCCATTTCATTTTATACAAACGTACTTGGAGGAATCTTAACAAAAGAGTACTCGAATCCTGCGCCTGGTGTCGCTTCCAATATTGCGGTCATCGAGTTCGATGATGCGCACATCGAGTTGTTGACGCCAACAAGTCCGGATAGTCCGATCGCTCGTTTTTTGAAACAACGCGGGAAAGGTGTCCACCACATTGCTTATCGTGTAGAGAATTTAGATCAAGCGATTGAAGAAGCAAAACAACAAGGCTTAACATTTTTAGAAGATACGTATCGAACGACGCCGTTCGGACGACGATTGATTTATATGAATCCTCGGCATTCACACGGCGTCATTACAGAACTCTGTGATTATCCAGAGAATCCCTAA
- a CDS encoding ArsR/SmtB family transcription factor, producing the protein MDIPRCETIAIDEQRASEIGHIVDTIPTLEIGKLFKILSDATRLRIVYALTIEEELCVCDVSASVDCSIATASHHLRSLLKQGLVKFRKDGKVVYYSLDDHHVSSLVHMAMEHVQEGKAMPE; encoded by the coding sequence ATGGACATTCCCCGTTGTGAAACGATTGCGATTGATGAACAACGTGCGTCTGAAATCGGACATATCGTTGACACGATTCCAACGCTAGAAATCGGAAAGCTATTTAAGATTCTTTCGGATGCGACACGACTGCGAATCGTTTATGCGCTGACGATCGAAGAAGAACTATGCGTTTGTGATGTCTCGGCTTCTGTCGACTGTTCGATTGCAACAGCGTCGCATCATCTTCGATCTTTGTTGAAACAAGGACTCGTCAAGTTTCGAAAAGACGGTAAAGTCGTCTATTATTCCTTGGATGATCATCATGTGTCATCGCTTGTACATATGGCGATGGAACATGTACAAGAGGGAAAAGCAATGCCTGAATGA
- a CDS encoding organic hydroperoxide resistance protein — translation MSNVILTSRASAVGGRDGKVASDDNVINLDLVMPGTKGKEDIPTSNPEQLFAAGYAACFDGAYNLMARQAKKRVETRTNSEVSLLQDEADNGVKIAAKLVVEVVGVSQEEAEDLLEKTHNFCPYSKATRGNIDVDLSVKVVDSL, via the coding sequence ATGTCAAACGTCATTCTTACTTCACGTGCATCTGCAGTCGGTGGTCGCGATGGGAAAGTCGCTTCAGACGATAACGTCATCAATCTCGATTTAGTCATGCCAGGAACAAAAGGCAAAGAAGACATTCCGACATCAAACCCGGAACAGTTATTCGCAGCAGGATATGCCGCTTGTTTTGATGGTGCCTATAATTTAATGGCGCGCCAAGCAAAAAAACGAGTCGAGACGCGGACGAATTCAGAAGTCAGCCTCTTACAGGACGAAGCGGATAACGGTGTAAAAATTGCAGCGAAACTCGTCGTCGAGGTCGTTGGCGTATCGCAAGAAGAAGCCGAAGATTTACTAGAGAAGACACACAATTTCTGCCCGTACTCGAAAGCGACACGTGGCAACATTGATGTCGATCTTTCAGTTAAAGTCGTCGATTCACTATAA
- the thiE gene encoding thiamine phosphate synthase, translating to MSIDYSIYAVTDRRYHPGVAIEMVVEEAVLGGATIVQLREKTAQGKEFYDQAVRLKALTDRYDIPLIINDRIDIALLVGAGLHIGQEDIPLTAARRLLPDAVIGVSVATVAQAIEAERDGASYLGVGSLFATSSKADADSMSHTMLQAIREAVRLPLIGIGGITATNVSSLPIPLEGYAVISEIFAKEDRQLAAQQMTDAVREWHQSLQNRV from the coding sequence GTGTCAATTGATTACTCCATCTATGCAGTGACGGATCGTCGGTACCATCCTGGCGTCGCGATCGAGATGGTCGTTGAGGAAGCTGTTTTAGGTGGTGCGACGATCGTACAACTACGGGAAAAAACCGCACAAGGAAAGGAATTCTACGATCAGGCAGTTCGGTTGAAAGCACTCACGGATCGCTACGACATTCCTTTGATCATCAATGACCGGATCGATATCGCATTACTCGTCGGAGCTGGTTTGCATATCGGACAAGAAGACATTCCTTTAACCGCAGCACGTCGCCTTTTACCAGATGCTGTGATCGGTGTGTCAGTAGCCACTGTTGCACAAGCGATTGAAGCAGAACGAGACGGAGCATCTTATTTAGGCGTGGGTTCTCTATTTGCGACGTCATCCAAAGCGGATGCTGATTCCATGTCGCACACGATGCTTCAGGCGATTCGGGAAGCCGTACGATTACCTTTAATCGGTATTGGTGGAATCACAGCAACAAATGTCTCTTCTCTGCCCATCCCGCTAGAAGGGTATGCCGTCATCTCAGAAATTTTCGCTAAAGAAGATCGGCAACTCGCTGCGCAGCAAATGACAGATGCTGTGCGAGAATGGCATCAATCACTTCAGAACAGGGTATAA
- a CDS encoding murein hydrolase activator EnvC family protein encodes MKKTFASLIVSALVLSSAPHFAAADDLSEQKAKNEQQQQENAKKQKNLESSVNQEGQKISKTQQEVNRLDEALNEKIFAVETKDRQIKETEREIVELGKEIEKYKAKLKRQEKLLGDRLRVMQENDGNSIKWEEVIFGAKNVGDLVSRVMAGKSISKQDDKMITDYQNTQKQLADAQQEVKEKKAQLVVEKKELKRQQADLESQLKERNKRLKELRKKKEKFETQLMDAKEVQQILIAQEKAIAAEKAAREREARIEKERQAQAAREAKARAEAEAAQAAAQKEAEEQAAKEAAAQQAAQEKAAQSAKPSSSTKQSTPKPSTPAPTAPAPAPSTPKPSPSSGGLFIHPTAGAVTQGYGSAGGENGYTFHNGIDFGGPVGTPIVAAATGTVITASGGGPYGNHIMIAHQLNGKTYTTVYAHMSSLNASAGQRVSQGQQIGTRGSTGNSTGPHLHFEIHVGGYSYSATGPANSVNPMSMF; translated from the coding sequence ATGAAAAAAACGTTCGCGTCGCTCATCGTTTCCGCACTGGTTCTTTCATCAGCACCTCATTTTGCAGCAGCTGATGATTTAAGTGAACAGAAAGCCAAAAACGAACAACAGCAACAAGAAAATGCTAAAAAGCAAAAAAACTTAGAGTCTTCTGTTAATCAAGAAGGTCAAAAAATCTCTAAAACACAACAAGAAGTCAATCGACTAGACGAAGCGTTGAACGAAAAAATCTTTGCTGTCGAAACAAAGGATCGTCAAATCAAAGAAACAGAACGTGAAATCGTTGAACTTGGAAAAGAAATCGAGAAATATAAAGCGAAACTAAAACGCCAAGAAAAACTACTTGGTGATCGTCTTCGTGTCATGCAAGAGAATGATGGAAACTCAATTAAATGGGAAGAAGTCATCTTTGGCGCTAAAAACGTTGGTGATCTCGTAAGCCGTGTCATGGCAGGGAAATCCATTTCAAAACAAGATGATAAAATGATCACGGATTACCAGAATACGCAAAAGCAATTAGCGGATGCGCAGCAAGAAGTAAAAGAAAAGAAAGCGCAGTTGGTCGTTGAGAAAAAAGAATTAAAACGTCAACAAGCGGATCTTGAATCTCAATTAAAAGAGCGGAACAAACGCTTAAAAGAACTACGTAAGAAAAAAGAAAAGTTCGAAACACAATTGATGGATGCAAAAGAAGTCCAGCAAATTTTGATCGCTCAAGAAAAAGCGATTGCAGCTGAAAAAGCAGCGCGTGAACGTGAAGCGCGAATCGAAAAAGAACGTCAAGCTCAAGCTGCACGTGAAGCAAAAGCACGAGCAGAAGCTGAAGCAGCGCAAGCAGCAGCTCAAAAAGAAGCAGAAGAGCAAGCCGCTAAAGAAGCAGCAGCTCAGCAAGCAGCACAAGAGAAGGCGGCGCAGTCAGCAAAACCTTCTAGTTCGACGAAACAATCGACACCAAAACCATCTACACCAGCACCAACTGCGCCAGCTCCAGCTCCATCGACACCTAAACCATCACCATCATCAGGCGGACTCTTCATTCATCCAACTGCTGGTGCTGTGACACAAGGGTATGGTTCTGCAGGCGGAGAAAACGGTTATACGTTCCATAACGGGATTGACTTCGGTGGTCCAGTTGGCACGCCAATCGTAGCAGCTGCAACTGGTACAGTCATTACAGCATCAGGTGGCGGACCTTACGGAAATCACATCATGATTGCTCACCAATTGAACGGGAAGACATATACGACAGTCTATGCACATATGAGTTCATTGAACGCTAGTGCAGGTCAACGCGTCAGCCAAGGTCAACAAATCGGAACACGTGGTAGCACAGGAAACTCAACAGGTCCACACTTACACTTCGAAATTCACGTTGGTGGATACAGCTACAGTGCAACAGGTCCAGCTAACTCAGTTAATCCAATGTCGATGTTTTAA
- a CDS encoding CHASE3 domain-containing protein: protein MHSLWRQRILLIFLVSLFASIPIIYALSGYRTIATMTEQMKDHDIPLINQVDQLVEHNRDRANAVRGLLLYEDNRYIEQYYFSTSKIHDLRNSLNQSSTTPGTIKDLLRRNNVWESEIERVFVVYERQSPTAAKRLARQSTQTTQTILEDLSRVKDDLYKTLQAKLQQSDTLIATYKWMCLGLSILSFLLISATVFFFHRFAQKGSEQSSLE from the coding sequence ATGCACTCTCTTTGGCGTCAGCGTATTCTGCTGATTTTCTTGGTCAGCTTATTCGCCTCTATCCCAATCATCTATGCGTTATCCGGTTATCGGACGATTGCAACGATGACCGAGCAAATGAAGGATCATGATATACCGTTAATCAATCAGGTAGATCAGTTGGTCGAACACAATCGAGATCGTGCTAATGCGGTTCGTGGTCTCTTATTGTATGAAGATAATCGTTATATCGAACAATATTACTTTTCAACGTCTAAAATCCATGATTTGCGCAATAGTCTGAACCAATCGTCGACTACTCCAGGGACGATTAAAGATCTTCTTCGCCGCAACAATGTCTGGGAGTCCGAGATTGAACGCGTGTTTGTTGTCTATGAACGTCAAAGTCCAACAGCCGCAAAACGTCTTGCTAGACAGTCGACTCAGACGACTCAAACGATTCTCGAAGACTTATCCCGTGTGAAAGATGATTTGTATAAAACGCTTCAAGCCAAATTACAACAATCAGATACTTTAATCGCTACATATAAATGGATGTGTCTTGGTCTCTCCATTCTGTCCTTTTTACTGATTAGTGCCACGGTCTTTTTCTTCCACCGCTTCGCTCAAAAAGGATCAGAACAATCGTCATTAGAATAA
- a CDS encoding type 1 glutamine amidotransferase domain-containing protein, producing the protein MSKKVAVVLADHFEDVEFTGPVDALKEAGHEITVIGAKKGAELVGKQEEAKVNVDLSIDETSAADYDALLIPGGFSPDLLREDERFVSFVEEFDMSKKPIFSICHGPQLMINAKIVKGRKMTGYKSIRIDLENAGVDFADEEVVVDDNFVSSRQPDDIPAFNREIVAKLG; encoded by the coding sequence ATGTCTAAAAAAGTAGCAGTTGTACTCGCCGATCATTTTGAAGATGTAGAATTCACAGGACCGGTTGATGCATTAAAAGAAGCAGGGCACGAGATCACGGTCATTGGTGCTAAAAAAGGTGCAGAACTCGTCGGCAAACAGGAGGAGGCAAAAGTAAATGTTGATCTCTCGATTGATGAGACTTCAGCAGCAGACTACGATGCTCTCCTGATTCCAGGCGGATTTTCACCAGATTTACTTCGAGAAGACGAGCGTTTCGTCTCATTCGTCGAAGAATTCGATATGTCGAAAAAACCGATTTTCTCGATCTGCCATGGACCACAATTGATGATTAATGCAAAAATCGTCAAAGGAAGAAAAATGACAGGTTATAAATCGATTCGAATTGATTTAGAAAATGCTGGTGTGGACTTTGCAGATGAAGAAGTCGTCGTTGACGATAATTTCGTCTCAAGTCGTCAACCAGATGATATTCCTGCATTCAATCGGGAAATCGTTGCAAAACTTGGCTAA
- a CDS encoding DUF2254 domain-containing protein — translation MKKLKVLSREINWWWPLLYGLIGIGLTGIVTWLDVYISNWFPKDWQTTLGLAQTIHSSVFTGLLAMMTFTFSTILVVLTTYSSQFSPRTLPNFIENRQVQHIFGIFIGAVSYSMTMLFFLRPALKTSVVASTVAVLVVLISIVAFVAFIHIVSQSIRVTTLLDRLHEEGNELLKRQVEHLESGEQKITERKMTTNYPHLIQATRTGYIQAVDYDAFDQKDRVYIDRTVGSFVTEGETIGRATCRDINESILIGPTKSSEQDFAFVLEKLSEVALRAISPGINDPNTARHAVRIIGDLMRQYAVIPDGVLVIGKDQQHIVVRETYQQLLYTTFYQLRHYGAEDISVLATMLESLGTMKRQALPAHYETIQRFIPYICSEVRFETMNDWDRDFLQNQIHRALNETFVSPST, via the coding sequence TTGAAGAAGCTGAAAGTCCTGTCTCGGGAAATTAATTGGTGGTGGCCATTGTTATATGGTCTCATTGGGATTGGTTTGACGGGAATCGTGACGTGGTTGGATGTGTATATATCAAACTGGTTTCCAAAAGACTGGCAAACGACGCTTGGCTTAGCGCAGACAATCCATAGTTCTGTCTTTACCGGACTGCTCGCCATGATGACGTTCACATTCTCAACCATTCTTGTCGTATTGACGACCTATTCATCACAATTCTCACCACGGACATTGCCTAACTTCATCGAGAATCGACAGGTGCAACACATCTTCGGCATATTCATTGGGGCGGTCAGTTACTCGATGACGATGCTCTTTTTTCTTCGTCCGGCTTTGAAGACGAGCGTCGTCGCTTCGACAGTAGCGGTTCTCGTCGTGTTGATATCAATCGTGGCATTCGTTGCATTCATTCATATCGTCAGCCAGTCGATTCGCGTGACGACTTTACTGGATCGATTACACGAAGAAGGGAACGAATTGTTGAAACGGCAAGTCGAACATCTAGAATCAGGAGAACAAAAGATTACTGAAAGAAAGATGACGACAAATTATCCACATCTTATTCAGGCAACTCGAACCGGATATATTCAAGCAGTCGATTATGATGCTTTTGATCAGAAAGACCGCGTGTATATTGATCGAACGGTCGGCTCATTCGTAACAGAGGGAGAGACCATCGGACGGGCAACTTGCCGGGATATCAATGAAAGTATCTTAATTGGACCGACGAAATCTTCAGAACAGGATTTTGCATTTGTTCTTGAAAAATTAAGTGAAGTTGCTTTACGTGCGATTTCTCCAGGAATCAATGATCCGAATACAGCGAGACATGCGGTTCGGATTATTGGAGACTTAATGCGACAGTATGCCGTAATACCAGATGGTGTGCTAGTTATTGGAAAGGATCAGCAACATATTGTCGTCAGGGAAACCTACCAACAATTGTTGTACACGACGTTTTATCAACTCCGGCATTACGGAGCAGAGGATATTTCAGTTCTCGCGACGATGCTCGAGTCGCTTGGAACGATGAAGCGGCAAGCCTTACCTGCTCACTATGAAACGATTCAACGATTCATTCCATACATCTGTTCGGAAGTACGTTTTGAAACAATGAACGACTGGGATCGTGATTTTTTACAAAATCAAATCCATCGGGCGTTGAATGAAACTTTTGTCTCTCCTTCGACGTAA
- a CDS encoding murein hydrolase activator EnvC family protein, whose translation MLKKLISTIVLGALLITGTQPIAAATIKEKKAENAAEQRKLEKAIKKQEAKISKEQRQINQIDAAINEKIFQVSEKNKQIEQLNVRIDELKADIVRYEEMLQKQEELLGDRLRVFQENDGNSIKWEEVIFGSKDLGDLFSRVMAGKKIAEQDDKMISDYIATQQKLAEAKQALVEKKAEQMQEKKVLIEQKKALKLQMKERSATLKKLRKGKTKFTTELLDAKELQATLEAQERAIAAAKAAAKAAAEKAAAEKAAAEKAAKANAQAAKQAGKSSESTDSVAPPVVSSGGKFVRPSSGGVSQGFGPASGANGYTFHNGVDFSGSVGSPIVAAAAGTVITASGGGPYGNHVMISHFLDGQVYTTVYAHMSSLSVRAGQTVSQGQQVGTLGSTGNSTGPHLHFELHVGGYQYSASSPLNAVNPLAYL comes from the coding sequence ATGCTAAAAAAACTAATTTCTACCATTGTTTTAGGAGCATTACTTATAACAGGAACACAACCGATCGCAGCAGCGACTATTAAAGAAAAAAAGGCTGAAAATGCTGCTGAACAACGTAAACTTGAAAAAGCGATCAAAAAACAAGAAGCTAAAATCTCAAAAGAGCAACGTCAAATCAATCAAATTGACGCAGCAATCAACGAAAAGATTTTCCAAGTCTCCGAAAAAAATAAACAAATTGAACAGTTGAACGTTCGAATCGATGAGTTAAAGGCAGACATCGTTCGTTACGAAGAAATGTTACAGAAACAGGAAGAACTACTCGGTGATCGTTTGCGAGTCTTCCAAGAGAACGATGGAAACTCGATTAAATGGGAAGAAGTCATTTTCGGATCGAAGGATTTAGGTGATTTATTCAGCCGTGTCATGGCGGGGAAAAAAATCGCTGAGCAAGACGATAAAATGATTTCGGACTACATCGCAACGCAACAAAAATTAGCAGAAGCAAAACAAGCGCTCGTTGAGAAAAAAGCGGAGCAAATGCAAGAAAAGAAAGTATTGATTGAACAAAAGAAAGCGTTAAAACTTCAAATGAAAGAACGTAGTGCTACACTGAAGAAATTACGAAAAGGGAAGACGAAGTTTACGACAGAACTATTAGACGCAAAAGAACTTCAAGCAACTCTCGAAGCGCAAGAACGTGCAATTGCGGCAGCGAAGGCAGCCGCTAAAGCAGCGGCTGAAAAAGCAGCAGCGGAGAAAGCGGCAGCCGAAAAAGCCGCTAAAGCGAATGCTCAAGCAGCAAAACAAGCAGGTAAGAGTTCAGAATCAACTGATTCTGTTGCCCCGCCCGTTGTTTCGAGTGGAGGGAAATTCGTTCGACCGTCGTCTGGTGGAGTGTCGCAAGGATTCGGACCAGCAAGCGGCGCGAATGGTTATACGTTCCACAACGGTGTTGATTTCAGTGGTTCGGTCGGGTCTCCAATCGTCGCTGCAGCAGCTGGAACGGTCATTACAGCATCAGGTGGTGGACCTTACGGTAATCATGTCATGATTTCTCACTTCCTCGATGGACAAGTGTACACGACTGTATACGCACATATGAGTTCATTATCGGTTCGTGCAGGACAAACGGTCTCTCAAGGTCAGCAAGTCGGAACACTTGGTAGTACAGGGAATTCAACAGGACCACACTTGCATTTCGAACTACATGTCGGAGGCTATCAATACAGTGCTTCTTCTCCTCTGAATGCAGTCAATCCATTGGCATATCTGTAA
- the thiM gene encoding hydroxyethylthiazole kinase has translation MFTTILEHKPLIHHLTNTVTINDCANVTLAVGASPVMAEDIREVEEMVRLAQALVLNIGTIDADMQAAQRLAAREAGRLNVPIVLDPVGAGATTLRTAFSKELIDLGCTVIKGNASEIKTLLGEDGRTKGVDAAGDAIMDRESIRAFARKHQAVFVVTGPIDYITDGTREMELHVGTSRLGDITGTGCMTASLIASFLGAGYTTFEAAVHGTFVMGKAGEQAASAQGLGNFKRELFNAISLMTEQDLVEVTERVN, from the coding sequence ATGTTTACGACCATTCTTGAACACAAACCACTCATTCACCATCTGACGAACACGGTGACGATCAATGACTGTGCGAACGTCACACTCGCTGTTGGAGCATCACCCGTCATGGCGGAAGATATTCGCGAAGTAGAAGAAATGGTTAGACTCGCGCAAGCCCTCGTCTTAAACATTGGTACGATCGATGCAGACATGCAAGCAGCTCAACGACTTGCAGCCCGTGAAGCGGGACGTTTGAATGTCCCGATCGTTCTTGATCCAGTTGGAGCAGGAGCAACGACATTACGTACTGCCTTTTCTAAAGAACTTATTGATCTCGGGTGTACGGTCATTAAAGGAAATGCTTCTGAAATCAAGACGTTACTTGGGGAGGATGGGCGAACTAAGGGAGTCGATGCTGCGGGAGATGCCATTATGGACCGAGAAAGCATTCGTGCATTCGCTCGCAAACACCAAGCTGTCTTCGTCGTGACAGGTCCGATCGACTATATCACGGATGGAACGCGCGAAATGGAATTACATGTAGGAACATCTCGTCTAGGGGACATCACGGGTACGGGCTGTATGACGGCTTCATTGATTGCGAGCTTCCTCGGTGCAGGATATACAACGTTTGAGGCGGCTGTTCACGGAACATTCGTCATGGGAAAAGCAGGAGAACAAGCAGCCTCCGCGCAAGGTCTTGGTAATTTTAAACGAGAGTTGTTCAATGCAATCAGCCTCATGACGGAGCAAGACCTGGTGGAGGTGACAGAACGTGTCAATTGA
- the thiD gene encoding bifunctional hydroxymethylpyrimidine kinase/phosphomethylpyrimidine kinase, translating to MKHVLTIAGSDSGGGAGIQADLKTFSALGVYGMSVLTAVTAQNTLGVQAVEELSPEIVDAQLTSIFSDIRVDAIKIGMVSNAQTIRVIATHLRKQTVPIILDPVMVAKGGHALLRTEAEQALISELLPLATLVTPNLPEAERLTGRSVTNLEEMRLAMHQLATQTGAVLLKGGHLSGAATDLLFDGEVEHRFTSERLDNQHTHGTGCTLSAAIAARMALGEDLTDSVRQAKSYVTEAIRHGFALGKGIGPTHHFHSLWRDTHVYDHS from the coding sequence ATGAAACACGTACTGACGATTGCAGGATCCGACTCCGGTGGTGGAGCTGGGATTCAAGCAGATTTAAAAACATTTTCAGCTTTAGGCGTTTATGGAATGAGCGTCCTGACAGCCGTCACGGCGCAAAATACGTTGGGTGTTCAAGCGGTGGAAGAGTTATCCCCAGAAATCGTAGATGCCCAGTTAACGTCGATTTTTTCAGACATTCGTGTCGATGCGATCAAAATCGGAATGGTCTCGAATGCGCAGACGATTCGTGTCATTGCTACACATCTCCGCAAACAGACAGTTCCGATCATATTAGATCCCGTCATGGTCGCTAAAGGTGGTCATGCCCTATTGCGGACGGAGGCTGAACAAGCATTGATTTCAGAACTTCTACCACTTGCGACACTCGTCACACCGAATTTACCGGAAGCGGAGCGTTTAACAGGACGATCAGTGACCAATCTAGAGGAAATGCGATTGGCGATGCATCAATTGGCTACACAGACAGGGGCAGTATTACTAAAAGGTGGACATCTCTCAGGAGCTGCGACGGATTTGTTGTTTGATGGGGAAGTGGAACACCGCTTCACATCGGAACGGTTAGATAATCAACATACTCATGGAACTGGTTGTACCTTATCTGCGGCGATTGCGGCGCGGATGGCGCTTGGAGAAGATTTAACAGATAGCGTAAGACAGGCAAAGAGCTATGTCACGGAGGCAATTCGTCATGGATTTGCCCTCGGAAAAGGTATTGGACCGACACATCATTTTCATTCACTTTGGAGGGATACACATGTTTACGACCATTCTTGA
- a CDS encoding DUF456 domain-containing protein has protein sequence MTILLWSLIVVCFLVAFAGLVYPIIPSAPILVVGFLIYGFGFGFSELSISFWVIQAIFIILLFTLDYLVSAYTVDRRGGSQAAKIATTVGLIAGPFILPGIGLLIFPFVFAILTEKIISKKTWQTSVSVGIGTVLGILSSALLKGIAMLLMIVIFILYVV, from the coding sequence GTGACAATCTTGTTATGGAGTCTGATCGTCGTCTGTTTTCTAGTCGCTTTTGCAGGTCTCGTGTATCCGATCATCCCAAGTGCACCGATTTTAGTAGTAGGCTTTTTGATTTATGGATTCGGATTCGGGTTCTCTGAATTATCGATTAGTTTTTGGGTGATTCAAGCGATATTCATCATTCTCTTATTCACACTCGATTATCTCGTTAGCGCCTACACCGTCGATCGACGGGGAGGCTCACAAGCGGCTAAGATTGCAACGACAGTCGGATTGATTGCGGGACCATTTATTTTGCCGGGTATCGGATTATTAATTTTCCCGTTCGTCTTTGCCATCTTGACGGAAAAAATCATTAGTAAAAAGACATGGCAAACCTCGGTTTCAGTCGGGATCGGAACAGTCCTCGGTATCTTATCGAGTGCCTTGTTAAAGGGAATCGCGATGTTACTCATGATCGTAATCTTTATTCTCTATGTCGTCTGA